A portion of the Bacteroides faecium genome contains these proteins:
- the recG gene encoding ATP-dependent DNA helicase RecG — translation MFDLVTRDIKFISGVGPQKAAVLNKELEIYSLHDLIYYFPYKYVDRSRIYYIHEIDGNMPYIQLKGEILGFETIGEGRQRRLTAHFSDGTGVVDLVWFQGIKYILGKYKLHEEYIIFGKPTVFNGRINVAHPDIDKADELKLSSVGLQPYYNTTEKMKRSFLNSHAIEKMMATVIQQLQEPLPETLSPKLLAEHHLMPLTEALRNIHFPTNPDLLRKAQYRLKFEELFYVQLNILRYAKDRQRRYRGYIFEKVGDVFNTFYTKNLPFQLTGAQKRVLKEIRNDVGSGRQMNRLLQGDVGSGKTLVALMSMLLALDNGYQACMMAPTEILANQHYETIKELLFGMDIRVELLTGSIKGKKREAILTGLLNGDVNILIGTHAVIEDTVNFSSLGFVVIDEQHRFGVAQRARLWSKNNQPPHMLVMTATPIPRTLAMTLYGDLEVSVIDELPPGRKPITTVHQFDNRRESMYRFVQKQIDEGRQVYIVYPLIKESEKIDLKNLEEGYQYILEEFPKCTVCKVHGKMKSAEKDEQMQLFISGKAQIMVATTVIEVGVNVPNASVMIIENAERFGLSQLHQLRGRVGRGADQSYCILVTNYKLTEDTRKRLEIMVRTNDGFEIAEADLKLRGPGDLEGTQQSGVAFDLKIADIARDGQLLQYVRSIAEGIVEQDPMAQNPENEILWRQLKSLRKTNVNWAAIS, via the coding sequence ATGTTCGATTTAGTCACACGCGACATAAAATTTATCTCCGGTGTAGGGCCACAGAAGGCTGCTGTATTAAATAAGGAGTTGGAAATCTACTCTTTGCATGATTTAATTTATTACTTCCCTTACAAGTACGTTGACCGGAGCCGCATCTATTACATTCACGAAATAGATGGCAATATGCCATATATCCAGTTGAAAGGAGAAATACTAGGTTTCGAAACCATTGGCGAAGGGCGTCAACGACGTCTGACTGCCCATTTCTCGGATGGAACAGGAGTCGTGGACTTGGTGTGGTTTCAAGGAATCAAGTATATCTTGGGTAAATATAAACTTCACGAGGAATATATCATTTTCGGCAAACCGACTGTTTTCAACGGACGTATCAATGTAGCCCATCCTGATATAGACAAGGCGGATGAACTGAAACTTTCTTCCGTAGGCCTGCAACCTTATTATAATACGACGGAGAAAATGAAACGCAGCTTCCTCAATTCTCATGCAATAGAGAAAATGATGGCAACTGTGATTCAGCAACTACAAGAACCTTTGCCCGAAACGCTCTCTCCCAAGTTATTGGCAGAGCATCATCTGATGCCGTTGACGGAAGCCCTTCGGAATATTCACTTCCCGACGAACCCCGATTTGCTTCGCAAGGCGCAGTATCGCCTTAAATTCGAGGAACTGTTTTATGTGCAACTCAATATCCTTCGTTATGCCAAAGACAGACAAAGGAGATATCGTGGTTATATCTTCGAAAAGGTGGGCGATGTATTCAATACATTTTATACAAAGAACCTTCCTTTCCAACTTACAGGTGCGCAGAAACGGGTCTTGAAAGAAATACGTAATGACGTAGGCAGCGGTCGGCAGATGAACCGTCTTTTGCAGGGAGATGTAGGAAGTGGAAAAACACTGGTCGCCTTGATGAGTATGTTGCTTGCTTTGGATAATGGCTATCAGGCATGTATGATGGCTCCTACCGAAATCCTGGCAAATCAGCACTATGAAACCATAAAAGAACTGCTTTTCGGAATGGACATCCGTGTCGAGCTGCTGACCGGTTCCATCAAAGGAAAAAAACGGGAAGCCATCCTTACCGGATTACTGAACGGAGACGTGAATATCCTGATAGGAACGCACGCCGTCATTGAGGATACTGTCAACTTCTCTTCGCTGGGCTTTGTCGTTATCGACGAACAACACCGTTTCGGCGTGGCTCAACGCGCCCGCCTTTGGAGTAAGAATAACCAACCGCCACATATGCTTGTGATGACTGCCACCCCCATTCCCCGTACATTGGCAATGACCCTGTATGGCGACTTGGAGGTTTCTGTTATTGACGAACTTCCCCCCGGACGAAAACCGATAACTACCGTCCATCAGTTTGATAATCGTCGGGAAAGCATGTACCGTTTCGTACAGAAACAAATAGACGAAGGACGCCAGGTTTATATTGTTTATCCTTTAATAAAGGAGAGCGAAAAGATTGATTTAAAGAACCTTGAAGAAGGTTATCAATATATCCTTGAAGAATTTCCCAAATGTACGGTCTGCAAAGTGCACGGTAAAATGAAATCTGCCGAGAAAGACGAGCAGATGCAACTTTTCATTTCGGGAAAAGCACAGATAATGGTAGCTACCACAGTAATTGAAGTAGGAGTGAACGTACCGAACGCTTCGGTGATGATTATAGAAAATGCCGAACGCTTCGGACTCTCACAGTTGCACCAGTTGCGCGGTCGGGTAGGGCGTGGTGCCGACCAGTCTTATTGTATCCTGGTGACCAATTATAAACTGACCGAGGACACCCGGAAACGACTGGAAATTATGGTACGCACCAATGACGGCTTTGAAATAGCCGAAGCGGATTTAAAACTTCGCGGCCCCGGTGACCTTGAGGGGACGCAACAAAGCGGTGTCGCTTTCGATTTGAAGATTGCCGATATAGCCCGTGACGGACAACTGCTGCAATATGTCCGTTCCATAGCCGAAGGAATCGTGGAGCAAGACCCCATGGCACAGAATCCGGAGAACGAAATTTTGTGGCGGCAACTCAAATCCCTGCGGAAAACGAATGTTAACTGGGCTGCCATTAGCTGA
- the tpiA gene encoding triose-phosphate isomerase, translated as MRKNIVAGNWKMNKTLQEGIALAKELNEALAEKPNCDVVICTPFIHLASVTPLVDAAKIGVGAENCADKVSGAYTGEVSAEMVASTGAKYVILGHSERRAYYGETVAILEEKVKLALANGLTPIFCIGEVLEEREANKQNEVVAAQMESVFSLSAEDFSKIVLAYEPVWAIGTGKTATPEQAQEIHAFIRSIVADKYGKEIADNTSILYGGSCKPSNAKELFSNPDVDGGLIGGAALKVSDFKGIIDAFNA; from the coding sequence ATGAGAAAGAACATTGTTGCAGGAAACTGGAAAATGAACAAAACCCTTCAAGAGGGTATCGCTTTGGCAAAAGAACTGAACGAAGCATTGGCTGAAAAACCTAATTGTGATGTAGTAATCTGTACTCCGTTTATCCACTTGGCTTCTGTTACTCCGTTGGTAGACGCTGCTAAGATTGGCGTAGGTGCTGAAAACTGTGCTGACAAAGTATCAGGTGCATACACAGGTGAAGTTTCTGCTGAAATGGTTGCTTCTACTGGTGCTAAATATGTAATCCTGGGTCACTCTGAACGTCGTGCTTACTACGGTGAAACAGTTGCTATCCTCGAAGAAAAAGTAAAATTGGCTTTGGCTAACGGTCTGACTCCGATTTTCTGTATCGGTGAAGTATTGGAAGAACGCGAAGCTAACAAGCAAAATGAAGTAGTAGCTGCTCAGATGGAATCTGTATTCTCTCTGTCTGCTGAAGACTTCTCTAAGATTGTATTGGCTTACGAACCGGTTTGGGCAATCGGTACAGGTAAAACTGCTACTCCTGAACAAGCACAGGAAATCCACGCTTTCATCCGCTCAATCGTAGCTGACAAGTACGGCAAGGAAATCGCTGATAATACTTCTATCCTTTATGGTGGTAGCTGCAAGCCTTCTAACGCTAAAGAATTGTTCTCTAACCCGGACGTTGACGGTGGTTTGATTGGTGGCGCTGCTCTGAAAGTATCTGATTTCAAAGGAATCATTGATGCATTTAACGCATAA
- a CDS encoding BT_3928 family protein translates to MKDKNLHIIQKVIANIGRFLLAASFIFSGFVKAVDPLGFQYKIQDYLTAFGMASWFPSFFPLLGGIVLSAIEFFVGISLFFGTRRTLASSLALMLMIVMTPLTFYLALFDPVSDCGCFGDAWVLTNWETFGKNVILLLAAIEAFRYRTMLTRFISVKMEWLVSLYTLFFVFTLSFYCLDRLPVLDFRPYKIGKNIQEGMTMPEGAKPNVYESIFILEKNGEKKEFTLDNYPDSTWTFVDTRTILKEKGYEPAIHDFSMMDLNTGDDITQDVLTDMGYTFLLVAHRIEEADDSNIDLINEIYDYSVEHGYKFYCLTSSPEEQIELWKDKTGAEYPFCQMDDITLKTMVRSNPGLMLIKNGTILNKWSDEDIPDEYVLTDKLENLPLGQQKMVSDAHTVGYVFLWFIIPLLLVLGVDVLVVRRRERKFARRKLQEEALKAAEAQKLTDSAQELADNAQKPTDNAPMSVDNSNEMKP, encoded by the coding sequence TTGAAGGATAAGAACTTACATATTATTCAGAAAGTCATAGCGAATATCGGTCGCTTTCTTTTGGCGGCTTCGTTCATCTTTTCCGGATTTGTCAAGGCAGTTGATCCGCTGGGCTTCCAGTATAAGATACAGGATTATCTGACTGCATTCGGCATGGCTTCCTGGTTCCCTTCATTTTTCCCTTTGCTGGGCGGTATAGTACTGTCTGCCATTGAGTTTTTTGTCGGCATCTCCCTGTTTTTTGGTACGCGGAGAACACTTGCTTCTTCGTTGGCACTGATGCTAATGATTGTCATGACACCACTGACTTTCTATCTTGCCCTCTTCGATCCGGTTTCAGACTGCGGTTGTTTCGGTGATGCCTGGGTGTTGACAAACTGGGAAACATTCGGCAAGAATGTCATACTGCTACTTGCGGCAATCGAGGCGTTCCGGTACAGAACGATGCTGACCCGTTTTATCAGTGTGAAAATGGAATGGCTGGTTTCTTTATATACCCTGTTTTTTGTATTTACCCTGTCGTTCTATTGTTTGGATCGTCTGCCTGTTTTAGATTTTCGCCCCTACAAGATAGGAAAGAATATCCAAGAGGGAATGACAATGCCCGAAGGAGCAAAGCCTAATGTATATGAAAGTATCTTTATCTTAGAAAAGAACGGAGAAAAGAAAGAATTTACGCTGGATAACTATCCGGACAGTACATGGACATTTGTAGACACACGTACTATACTCAAAGAGAAAGGATATGAACCGGCTATCCACGATTTCTCCATGATGGATTTGAATACAGGAGATGATATAACACAAGATGTATTGACTGATATGGGATACACTTTCCTGTTGGTTGCCCATCGGATTGAAGAAGCGGATGACAGTAATATCGACCTGATTAACGAAATATACGATTACTCGGTGGAGCATGGCTATAAGTTCTATTGCCTGACTTCTTCGCCGGAAGAACAGATAGAACTGTGGAAGGATAAGACCGGAGCGGAATATCCTTTCTGTCAGATGGATGATATAACGTTGAAGACAATGGTTCGCTCCAATCCGGGATTGATGTTGATAAAGAACGGAACGATTCTGAATAAATGGAGCGATGAGGATATACCGGATGAATATGTATTGACCGACAAATTGGAAAATTTGCCGTTGGGACAGCAAAAGATGGTGAGCGACGCTCACACCGTGGGATATGTATTCTTGTGGTTCATTATTCCATTGTTGCTGGTATTGGGAGTGGATGTCCTGGTGGTTCGTCGCAGAGAACGGAAATTCGCCAGGCGGAAGCTGCAGGAAGAGGCTCTGAAAGCTGCCGAAGCCCAAAAACTGACGGACAGTGCCCAAGAACTGGCGGACAACGCCCAAAAACCGACAGACAACGCTCCAATGTCAGTAGATAACTCCAACGAGATGAAACCATAG
- a CDS encoding SPOR domain-containing protein has translation MRKLALLTLLLVLTGAGIQAQGIVKSLERTVPGQGKVTIHQDPRIGALIGVERPATGEHKVIKTSGYRIQAYAGNNTRQAKNDAYHVASRVKEYFPELPIYTSFTPPRWLCRVGDFRSIEEADAMMRRLKATGVFKEVSIVRDQINIPL, from the coding sequence ATGAGAAAACTAGCTTTACTTACTTTATTGTTGGTCTTGACAGGTGCCGGCATACAAGCACAGGGCATTGTCAAAAGCCTGGAACGTACAGTGCCGGGACAGGGAAAGGTGACTATTCATCAAGACCCCCGTATTGGAGCTCTGATTGGTGTGGAACGTCCTGCGACAGGTGAGCATAAGGTAATAAAGACTTCCGGATACCGGATACAGGCGTATGCCGGTAATAATACCCGTCAGGCGAAGAATGATGCTTATCATGTCGCCTCACGTGTTAAAGAGTATTTCCCGGAGTTGCCGATATATACTTCATTCACTCCGCCCCGTTGGCTTTGCCGTGTGGGTGATTTCAGGAGCATTGAAGAGGCGGACGCGATGATGCGCCGGTTGAAAGCTACCGGTGTGTTTAAAGAGGTTTCTATTGTAAGAGATCAGATAAATATCCCTTTATAA
- the ndk gene encoding nucleoside-diphosphate kinase: MLEKTLVILKPCTLQRGLIGEITHRFERKGLRLAGMKMMQLTDELLSEHYAHLSGKEFFQRVKDSMMTVPVIVCCFEGVDAIQTVRTLAGPTNGRLAAPGTIRGDYSMSFQENIVHASDSPETAAIELMRFFKPEEIFEYKQATFDYLYANDEY; the protein is encoded by the coding sequence ATGCTTGAAAAAACGCTGGTCATTTTAAAACCATGTACCCTTCAACGGGGACTGATTGGTGAGATTACTCATCGTTTCGAACGTAAAGGATTACGGTTGGCCGGCATGAAGATGATGCAACTGACTGATGAATTATTAAGCGAACATTATGCCCACCTCAGTGGCAAAGAATTCTTTCAACGTGTGAAAGATTCCATGATGACAGTTCCTGTTATCGTTTGTTGTTTTGAGGGTGTGGATGCTATTCAAACAGTCCGTACGTTGGCGGGACCGACTAATGGACGTCTGGCTGCTCCGGGAACCATTCGTGGAGATTACAGTATGAGCTTTCAAGAGAATATAGTTCATGCTTCTGATTCACCGGAGACTGCAGCTATTGAATTAATGAGATTTTTTAAACCGGAAGAAATATTCGAGTACAAACAGGCGACTTTTGACTACCTGTATGCAAACGACGAATATTAA
- the dnaG gene encoding DNA primase, producing MIDQVTIDRILDAAQIMDVVSDFVTLRKRGVNYVGLCPFHSDKTPSFYVSPAKGLCKCFACGKGGNAVHFIMEHEQMSYPEALKYLAKKYNIEIKERELSDEEKFVQSERESLFIVNNFARDYFQNILKNHIDGRSIGMAYFRNRGFRDDIIEKFQLGYCTDSHDAFSKEALQKGYKKEYLVKTGLCYETDDHRLRDRFWGRVIFPVHTLSGKVVAFGGRVLASATKGIKVKYVNSPESEIYHKSNELYGIYFAKQAIVKQDRCFLVEGYTDVISMHQSGIENVVASSGTALTPGQIRMIHRFTNNMTVLYDGDAAGIKASIRGIDMLLEEGMNIKVCLLPDGDDPDSFARKHNSTEFQAFISEHETDFIRFKTNLLLEDAGKDPIKRAELIGNLVQSISIIPEAIVRDVYIKECAQLLHVEDKLLVSEVAKRRETQAEKRAEQTERDRRIAARTATIAQQGQPGEAGGSAPMPNGDIPLPPEASDAGYAESPFPPEDNYASFIPQEGKEGQEFYKFERLILQAVVRHGEKVMCNLTDEEGNEIPVTVIEYVVNDLKEDDLAFHNPLHRQMLSEAAAHMHDSSFIAERYFLAHPDPVISKMSVDLINVRYQLSKYHSKSQKIVTDEERLYELVPMLMINFKYAIVTEELKHMLYALQDPALAHDNEKCDSLMQRYNELRTVQSVMAKRLGDRVVLR from the coding sequence ATGATAGATCAAGTTACCATCGACCGGATATTGGACGCGGCACAGATAATGGATGTCGTTTCAGATTTTGTCACCCTGCGCAAGCGTGGTGTCAATTACGTCGGTTTGTGCCCATTCCATAGTGACAAGACACCTTCTTTTTACGTTTCTCCCGCCAAAGGGCTTTGCAAATGCTTTGCCTGCGGCAAGGGTGGAAACGCAGTGCACTTCATCATGGAGCACGAGCAGATGTCTTATCCCGAAGCTCTGAAATACCTTGCCAAGAAATACAATATTGAAATCAAGGAACGGGAGCTGAGCGATGAAGAGAAATTTGTGCAGAGCGAACGCGAAAGTCTGTTTATTGTTAATAACTTCGCACGCGACTACTTTCAGAATATACTGAAAAATCATATAGACGGCCGCAGTATCGGTATGGCCTACTTCCGTAACCGTGGTTTCCGGGATGATATTATTGAGAAGTTCCAATTGGGATACTGTACCGACAGCCATGATGCTTTCTCCAAAGAAGCGTTACAGAAAGGATATAAGAAAGAATACCTCGTAAAGACGGGACTTTGCTATGAGACAGACGACCATCGTTTGCGGGATCGTTTTTGGGGACGTGTCATTTTCCCTGTACATACCCTCTCCGGTAAAGTAGTGGCCTTTGGCGGACGTGTGCTCGCCAGTGCTACAAAAGGGATTAAAGTTAAATACGTCAACTCTCCAGAATCAGAGATTTACCATAAGAGTAACGAATTATACGGTATCTATTTTGCCAAACAGGCAATTGTGAAACAAGACCGTTGTTTCCTGGTCGAAGGTTACACGGATGTTATTTCTATGCATCAGTCCGGTATAGAGAATGTAGTCGCTTCTTCGGGAACGGCTCTTACACCGGGACAAATCCGTATGATCCACCGCTTCACCAATAATATGACTGTGCTCTACGACGGTGATGCGGCAGGTATCAAGGCTTCTATCCGAGGGATTGACATGCTGCTTGAAGAGGGCATGAATATTAAAGTCTGTCTGCTACCCGATGGTGACGACCCGGACTCTTTTGCCCGCAAACATAACTCTACGGAATTTCAAGCTTTCATATCAGAGCATGAAACGGACTTTATCCGCTTCAAGACCAACTTACTGTTGGAAGACGCAGGAAAAGATCCTATCAAGCGGGCGGAACTTATAGGTAATTTGGTGCAAAGCATCTCCATTATACCGGAAGCGATTGTACGCGATGTCTATATCAAAGAATGTGCCCAGTTGCTGCATGTAGAAGATAAATTGCTAGTATCGGAAGTTGCCAAAAGACGGGAAACACAGGCGGAGAAACGGGCTGAGCAAACCGAACGGGATCGCCGGATTGCCGCAAGGACAGCTACGATAGCTCAACAAGGGCAGCCGGGAGAAGCAGGCGGAAGTGCCCCCATGCCCAATGGCGATATTCCGTTGCCACCGGAAGCCAGTGATGCCGGATATGCTGAATCTCCTTTTCCGCCAGAGGATAACTATGCTTCTTTCATTCCGCAGGAAGGAAAAGAAGGACAGGAGTTCTATAAATTCGAGCGGCTGATACTGCAAGCGGTAGTTCGTCACGGTGAGAAAGTCATGTGCAATCTGACTGACGAAGAAGGAAATGAAATTCCGGTGACCGTCATAGAGTATGTGGTCAATGACTTGAAGGAAGATGATTTGGCTTTCCATAATCCGTTGCACCGCCAAATGTTGTCGGAAGCTGCCGCACATATGCATGATTCAAGTTTCATCGCGGAACGCTATTTTCTGGCGCATCCCGATCCCGTCATCAGCAAGATGAGCGTGGACTTGATTAATGTACGTTATCAACTTAGCAAATACCATTCCAAGTCACAGAAGATTGTGACAGATGAAGAACGGCTCTACGAACTGGTTCCGATGCTGATGATTAACTTCAAATACGCAATCGTAACAGAAGAACTGAAACATATGCTTTATGCTTTACAAGATCCGGCTCTCGCCCATGATAATGAGAAATGCGACTCGCTTATGCAACGCTATAATGAACTGAGAACTGTGCAAAGCGTCATGGCAAAACGATTAGGTGACAGGGTTGTACTGCGATAA
- a CDS encoding prephenate dehydrogenase — protein MRILILGAGKMGSFFTDILSFQHETAVYDVNPHQLRFVYNTYRFTTLEEIKEFEPELVINAVTVKYTLDAFRNVLPVLPKDCIISDIASVKTGLKKFYEESGFRYVSSHPMFGPTFASLSNLSSENAIIISEGDHLGKIFFKDLYQTLRLNIFEYTFDEHDETVAYSLSIPFVSTFVFAAVMKHQEAPGTTFKKHMAIAKGLLSEDDYLLQEILFNPRTPGQVTNIRTELKNLLEIIENKDAEGMKKYLTKIREKIK, from the coding sequence GTGAGAATATTAATCCTCGGAGCCGGAAAAATGGGCTCCTTCTTTACTGATATTTTGAGCTTTCAACACGAGACGGCCGTGTATGACGTCAACCCGCACCAATTGCGTTTTGTCTACAACACGTATCGTTTCACTACATTAGAGGAGATTAAGGAATTCGAACCGGAACTGGTTATTAATGCCGTTACAGTAAAGTACACGCTGGATGCTTTCCGCAACGTATTGCCCGTACTGCCCAAAGACTGTATCATTAGTGACATTGCCTCTGTAAAAACAGGACTGAAGAAGTTCTATGAAGAAAGTGGCTTCCGTTATGTTTCCAGTCACCCGATGTTTGGCCCTACCTTCGCCAGTCTTAGCAACCTGAGCAGCGAAAATGCGATCATCATCAGTGAAGGCGACCATTTGGGAAAGATATTCTTCAAAGACCTCTATCAGACGCTGAGACTGAATATTTTCGAATATACATTCGACGAGCATGACGAGACAGTAGCCTACTCACTCTCCATTCCATTCGTCTCGACTTTCGTATTCGCTGCCGTAATGAAACATCAGGAAGCTCCGGGAACTACGTTCAAGAAGCATATGGCTATCGCCAAAGGTCTGCTGAGTGAAGATGATTATCTACTTCAGGAAATCCTGTTCAATCCACGTACTCCGGGACAAGTGACCAACATTCGCACCGAGCTGAAGAACCTTCTTGAAATCATTGAGAACAAGGATGCGGAAGGGATGAAAAAGTATCTGACGAAAATTCGGGAGAAGATTAAATAA
- a CDS encoding DUF1599 domain-containing protein, whose translation MKDTKQQFEHVIALCRDLFSKKLHDYGPAWRILRPASVTDQIFIKANRIRSIETKGVTLIDEGIRAEFIAIVNYGIIGLIQLELGYAESADISNEEAMALYDKYAKEALELMLAKNHDYDEAWRSMRVSSYTDLILMKIYRTKQIESLSGNTLVSEGIDANYMDMINYSVFGLIKIEFEG comes from the coding sequence ATGAAAGATACCAAGCAACAATTTGAACATGTCATCGCTTTGTGCCGTGACTTATTTTCCAAGAAGCTGCACGATTACGGGCCTGCGTGGCGTATTCTGCGTCCGGCTTCAGTAACCGATCAGATTTTTATCAAAGCCAACCGGATTCGTAGTATTGAAACCAAGGGGGTGACCTTGATTGATGAAGGAATCCGTGCCGAGTTTATTGCGATTGTCAATTACGGCATCATCGGACTTATCCAGTTGGAACTGGGATACGCAGAATCTGCCGATATCAGCAATGAGGAAGCGATGGCTTTATACGATAAATATGCCAAAGAGGCATTGGAACTGATGCTTGCCAAGAATCATGACTATGATGAGGCTTGGCGGAGTATGCGCGTCAGCTCTTACACAGACTTGATTTTGATGAAGATATACCGTACCAAGCAGATTGAAAGCCTGTCCGGCAATACGTTGGTGTCCGAGGGAATTGACGCCAATTACATGGATATGATAAATTACTCTGTTTTCGGACTGATAAAGATAGAATTTGAAGGATAA
- the folE gene encoding GTP cyclohydrolase I FolE: MLGKEEIVSPNLEELKSHYHSIITLLGEDAEREGLLKTPERVAKAMLSLTKGYHMDPHEVLRSAKFQEEYSQMVIVKDIDFFSLCEHHMLPFYGKAHVAYIPNGYITGLSKIARVVDIFSHRLQVQERMTLQIKECIQETLNPLGVMVVVEAKHMCMQMRGVEKQNSITTTSDFTGAFNQAKTREEFMNLIQHGTL, from the coding sequence ATGTTAGGAAAAGAAGAAATAGTCTCTCCGAATCTGGAAGAGTTGAAAAGTCATTATCACAGTATTATAACTTTGTTGGGTGAGGATGCCGAACGGGAAGGGTTGTTGAAAACACCCGAACGGGTGGCTAAAGCGATGTTGAGCCTGACAAAGGGGTATCATATGGATCCTCACGAAGTACTCCGCTCTGCTAAATTCCAGGAAGAATATAGCCAGATGGTGATTGTAAAAGACATTGATTTCTTCTCTCTCTGCGAACATCACATGCTGCCGTTCTACGGGAAGGCGCACGTGGCTTATATTCCAAACGGCTATATCACCGGGTTGAGCAAGATTGCCCGTGTAGTCGATATTTTCTCTCACCGCTTGCAAGTGCAGGAACGCATGACGCTGCAAATCAAAGAATGTATTCAGGAAACGCTGAATCCATTAGGCGTGATGGTTGTAGTGGAAGCAAAGCATATGTGTATGCAAATGCGCGGTGTGGAAAAACAAAACTCCATTACTACTACTTCAGACTTTACAGGCGCTTTCAATCAGGCTAAGACTCGCGAAGAGTTTATGAATCTCATTCAACACGGAACTTTGTAG
- a CDS encoding peptidoglycan DD-metalloendopeptidase family protein, with translation MNFNCIIKTGLVAVAAMVSLSSFSQDLIARQAPIDKKLKSVDSLALQKQIRAEQSEYPALSLYPNWNNQYVHAYGNAIIPETYTIDLTGFHMPTPSTRITSPFGPRWRRMHNGLDLKVNIGDTIVAAFDGKVRVVKYERRGYGKYVVIRHDNGLETVYGHLSKQLVENDQLVKAGEPIGLGGNTGRSTGSHLHFETRFLGIAINPVYMFDFPKQDIVADTYTFRKTKGVKRAGSHDTQVADGAIRYHKVKSGDTLSRIAKLRGVSVSTLCKLNRIKATTTLRIGQVLRCS, from the coding sequence ATGAATTTCAATTGCATTATTAAAACTGGATTGGTAGCCGTAGCGGCTATGGTTAGTCTGAGCTCTTTCTCTCAAGACCTGATTGCCCGCCAAGCACCGATAGACAAGAAATTAAAATCTGTAGACTCTTTGGCCTTGCAAAAGCAAATCCGTGCCGAACAGTCCGAATATCCCGCCCTGAGTCTTTATCCTAACTGGAACAACCAGTATGTACACGCTTACGGAAATGCTATTATCCCCGAAACTTACACTATCGACCTGACAGGCTTCCATATGCCGACTCCGAGTACGAGAATTACCTCCCCTTTCGGACCTCGTTGGAGAAGAATGCATAATGGTCTGGACTTGAAAGTGAACATCGGTGATACTATTGTTGCCGCATTCGATGGTAAAGTACGCGTTGTGAAATATGAACGCAGAGGATATGGCAAGTATGTCGTAATTCGTCACGACAATGGACTGGAAACTGTCTACGGACACTTGTCAAAACAGTTGGTTGAAAACGACCAGTTGGTGAAAGCCGGCGAACCGATCGGTTTGGGTGGCAATACAGGACGTTCCACAGGTTCACATCTTCATTTTGAAACCCGTTTCTTGGGAATTGCAATCAACCCGGTTTATATGTTCGACTTCCCGAAACAAGATATCGTTGCCGATACTTATACGTTCAGGAAGACAAAAGGCGTGAAGCGCGCAGGCTCACATGACACTCAGGTGGCTGACGGCGCAATTCGCTACCACAAAGTGAAGAGTGGTGATACTTTGTCACGCATCGCTAAATTGCGTGGTGTATCGGTCAGCACACTTTGTAAATTGAACCGTATTAAAGCAACCACAACTTTGCGTATCGGACAGGTTTTGCGTTGTTCATAA